In Aegilops tauschii subsp. strangulata cultivar AL8/78 chromosome 3, Aet v6.0, whole genome shotgun sequence, one genomic interval encodes:
- the LOC109742803 gene encoding uncharacterized protein has protein sequence MASEQPPSPPAAEPAATTLIGLGGDLLREIFLLLPSLPSLVRAAFACRTFLDAVRSSPAFRRRFRELHAQPLLGIFFDPDGPAIPAFAALRRRDDPDRRAAVRRGDFFLTGLPDDDDDARPGWVISDCHDGYLVLEHIYTREALAYNPLTLALDLLPPLPDEFYEGFQGHYNGLDYHVHAPEECRDHGAFRVIYACHDDSRARAAVFSSDSDARAWRVLPYSEALRTIPESGEREHWLTAGRIVDGFVYWVYSDEAAMLVLDTTTLHFSRVDLPDYLKGQTSMFRVGKTRDGVLCVVVAIQFNLYVWLRNIRDDGVEVWVRGQRFQLDDIVEDTGGTLEEHGQLKVVSVVDGVVYFSTHETFEDANLPCWFLSIDLEENALDMLFQRNYDSHVHPYIMPWPRSLVRDKACLQVEGA, from the coding sequence ATGGCCTCCGAGCAGCCACCAAGTCCGCCGGCGGCGGAACCCGCTGCTACGACCTTAATCGGCCTCGGCGGCGACCTCCTCCGCGAGATATTCCTCCTGCTCCCGTCCCTGCCGAGCCTCGTGCGCGCGGCCTTCGCCTGCCGCACCTTCCTCGACGCCGTGCGCTCGTCCCCCGCCTTCCGGCGCCGCTTCCGCGAGCTGCACGCGCAGCCGCTCCTGGGCATCTTCTTCGACCCCGACGGCCCGGCCATCCCCGCCTTCGCGGCCCTCCGCCGCCGGGACGACCCGGACCGGCGGGCCGCCGTCCGGCGCGGGGACTTCTTCCTCACCGGCCTccccgacgacgacgacgacgcgcgCCCCGGCTGGGTCATCAGCGACTGCCACGACGGGTACCTGGTCCTGGAGCACATCTACACGCGGGAGGCCCTCGCGTACAACCCGCTCACGCTGGCCCTGGATCTCCTCCCGCCGCTGCCGGACGAGTTCTACGAGGGCTTCCAGGGCCACTACAACGGCCTCGACTACCACGTCCACGCCCCCGAGGAGTGCCGCGACCACGGGGCGTTCCGCGTGATCTACGCCTGCCACGACGACTCGCGGGCGCGCGCGGCGGTCTTCTCCTCGGACTCGGACGCCAGGGCGTGGCGGGTCCTCCCCTATTCCGAAGCCCTGAGGACCATCCCGGAGTCCGGCGAGCGCGAGCACTGGCTCACCGCCGGCAGGATCGTGGATGGGTTCGTCTACTGGGTGTACTCGGACGAGGCCGCCATGCTCGTGCTCGACACCACCACGCTGCACTTCTCTCGGGTAGATCTCCCGGACTACTTGAAAGGACAGACCAGCATGTTCAGGGTTGGCAAGACCAGGGATGGGGTGCTCTGCGTCGTCGTCGCGATCCAATTCAACCTTTATGTCTGGCTCCGGAACATTCGCGATGACGGCGTCGAGGTGTGGGTGAGAGGCCAGCGGTTTCAGTTGGACGATATTGTTGAGGACACCGGGGGAACACTGGAGGAACACGGCCAGCTCAAGGTTGTGAGCGTTGTCGATGGGGTTGTCTACTTCTCTACCCATGAGACCTTCGAAGATGCCAATCTTCCTTGCTGGTTCCTATCCATAGACCTGGAGGAAAACGCCCTGGACATGCTCTTTCAGAGGAACTATGACAGCCATGTCCATCCCTACATTATGCCTTGGCCCCGTTCTTTGGTACGCGACAAGGCGTGTCTTCAGGTTGAAGGCGCTTGA
- the LOC109742807 gene encoding disease resistance protein Pik-2, with the protein MADIVLGLTKSVVEGTLSKVKSAIEEEAGLKVRVQHDLVSITGEFEMMQSFLNAVDREQVQNNVVRTWVRQLRDLAYDVEDCIEFVIHVDNKSSTWWRRLLPSCMVAVPPLDEAVSDVKQLKARVEDVSQRNMRYNLISDPGNKPAITQQQPSAISGAAAFDMLLEARDNARNQCGLWDLAELITRNDEDLQIISVWGTRGNLGTTSIIRKAYEDPEICQNFTYRGWVKLMHPFDPHKFIWSLLSQFITNSHRQQGDVVDVDTLWTEIEAATEMQGGHIKNFINRVNKNKYLIVLEDLPTMVEWDIIRIYLPDIKNGSRIVVSTQQFEIASLCTGHPYRVSELKKFSDEHSVCVFFKEVSPSLGDEDEETYRAMSSYEGSEHYGYEGEEISLVMPTNEMSAEDELKHTWGLPFKKDLNSKRVEADIWKKKFQPVGRKMEKRDLSFMLFQPAKGRKEVISVWGIAGVGKSALVRMVYYEDIQNYNRFNKYGWINVSHPFNLRDFSRSLLSDLDPEALQGKGTSDFGMMGIKDPIQECYKLLHEDKCLVVIDGLQSTDEWDLIKAALPNGPSKSCVIVVTDEASIATHCAVPDDAVFNVKGLEADEALELFKQVYAETERFDIDPDMMEQAKPILNKCGGLPEVIVAVGGYLATKTNMDMWLNLNDSFMHQLETNPGFDSLRGLLTWMHSYFRTCLDSLKPCIFYLSIFPRGQCIRRRRLVRRWITEGYSRDTDINTAEEDGEGFFSKLVDLSIIQDPSQAATEIYRSKGMRIALCQVNGFVREYIVSRPMEENLVFVLEGRCSVNSQRTGRHLAIRSSWDRDINVFESIDFSRLRSLTVFGRWESFFISANMRLLRVLDLEDTSDLTDNDLEKIGKVLPRLKFLSLRGCRKVSHLPSSLGDLRQLQTLDVRHTSIVRLPPAIIKLQKLQYIRAGSTIPISDGTADKPSTPCVMVSWLSELCRRPLVCGVVAPMRIGKLTNLHTLGVVNVRVAGGKAILKELKKLTQLRKLGVSGISRKNNQEFCAAVSGHGHLESLTVWLEKHNHGCLDDIFPHPENLQSLKLYGLTDKLPVWIKQLHNLTKLNLEMMILGREDTEILGDLPNLVILRLLIKPIQDGQLRFCPKPEKADSSVFVSLHVLEIACNSSLHVRFKLLAMPHLELLKIRCGDGMSSRISGLEHLYYLKEVSVNGSCDMELQEDLQSQLDKHSRSNKPVLKLETVSAK; encoded by the exons ATGGCAGACATTGTGCTTGGCCTGACCAAGTCGGTGGTGGAGGGGACGCTGAGCAAGGTCAAGTCGGCGATCGAGGAGGAGGCGGGGCTGAAGGTGAGGGTGCAGCACGACCTGGTGTCCATCACTGGCGAGTTTGAGATGATGCAGTCCTTCCTTAACGCCGTCGACAGGGAGCAGGTGCAGAACAATGTGGTGAGGACCTGGGTGAGGCAACTGCGTGACCTGGCCTATGATGTGGAGGACTGCATCGAGTTCGTCATACACGTGGATAACAAGTCGTCGACCTGGTGGCGCCGCCTGCTTCCGTCTTGCATGGTAGCGGTGCCGCCCCTGGACGAGGCTGTCTCTGATGTGAAGCAACTCAAGGCCAGGGTCGAGGATGTGAGCCAAAGGAACATGCGCTACAACCTCATCAGTGACCCCGGCAACAAGCCGGCCATCACACAGCAGCAGCCATCCGCCATCAGCGGCGCAGCAGCATTTGACATGCTTCTCGAGGCAAGGGACAACGCAAGGAACCAGTGTGGCTTATGGGATCTCGCTGAGTTGATTACCAGAAATGATGAGGACCTCCAAATCATCTCGGTGTGGGGGACAAGAGGCAATCTTGGAACAACATCCATCATCAGGAAGGCCTATGAAGACCCTGAGATATGCCAAAACTTCACATATCGTGGCTGGGTAAAGCTCATGCACCCTTTCGATCCCCATAAATTCATCTGGAGCTTGTTGAGTCAATTCATCACAAATTCTCACCGACAACAAGGAGATGTTGTAGATGTGGATACCCTTTGGACGGAGATAGAGGCAGCGACGGAGATGCAAGGCGGACACATCAAGAATTTCATCAATAGAGTGAACAAGAATAAGTACCTCATTGTGTTGGAAGACCTGCCCACCATGGTAGAGTGGGATATCATCAGAATATACCTGCCAGACATTAAGAATGGCAGCCGAATTGTCGTGTCGACTCAACAGTTTGAAATTGCAAGCTTGTGTACTGGACATCCTTATCGAGTATCGGAGCTCAAGAAATTCTCAGATGAGCACTCTGTCTGTGTCTTTTTCAAGGAG GTTTCTCCAAGCCTTGGAGACGAAGACGAGGAAACATATAGGGCGATGAGCAGCTATGAA GGTTCTGAACACTATGGATATGAAGGCGAGGAGATCAGTTTGGTGATGCCTACAAATGAAATGTCAGCAGAGGATGAATTAAAGCACACATGGGGTCTTCCCTTCAAGAAAGATCTCAACTCAAAAAGGGTAGAGGCCGATATCTGgaagaaaaagtttcagcctgttGGACGCAAGATGGAAAAGAGAGATCTTTCTTTCATGTTATTTCAGCCAGCAAAAGGCCGCAAAGAAGTGATTTCAGTGTGGGGGATTGCTGGCGTTGGGAAATCTGCTCTCGTCAGAATGGTGTACTATGAAGATATACAGAATTATAACCGCTTTAACAAGTATGGCTGGATCAATGTGTCCCATCCGTTCAATTTAAGGGATTTCTCTCGAAGCTTACTTTCGGATTTGGACCCAGAAGCTCTTCAAGGCAAGGGGACTTCCGATTTTGGTATGATGGGAATCAAAGATCCGATTCAAGAGTGTTATAAGCTTCTGCACGAAGATAAATGTCTTGTTGTTATTGATGGTCTGCAGTCCACGGATGAGTGGGACTTAATAAAAGCTGCCTTACCAAATGGACCTTCTAAAAGTTGTGTTATTGTTGTTACTGATGAAGCAAGTATCGCCACACATTGTGCAGTGCCAGATGATGCCGTGTTCAACGTCAAAGGTCTAGAAGCTGATGAAGCCCTTGAACTATTCAAACAG GTATATGCAGAGACTGAAAGGTTTGATATAGACCCCGACATGATGGAGCAAGCAAAGCCCATCTTGAACAAGTGTGGTGGACTACCGGAAGTAATAGTTGCTGTTGGTGGCTACTTGGCCACCAAAACAAACATGGATATGTGGTTGAATCTGAATGATAGCTTTATGCACCAGTTGGAAACCAACCCAGGGTTTGATAGTCTCCGGGGTCTATTAACCTGGATGCATTCATATTTTCGTACTTGCCTGGATTCCCTCAAGCCATGTATATTCTATCTGTCAATTTTTCCTCGAGGCCAGTGTATTCGGAGGAGGCGTTTGGTGAGAAGGTGGATCACAGAAGGCTATTCAAGGGACACTGACATCAATACCGCAGAGGAGGATGGGGAGGGTTTTTTCTCCAAGCTTGTTGACCTAAGCATTATCCAGGATCCATCACAGGCAGCCACTGAAATATACAGATCGAAGGGAATGAGAATTGCCTTGTGCCAAGTCAATGGTTTTGTTCGTGAGTACATCGTCTCACGCCCTATGGAAGAGAACCTTGTCTTTGTGTTGGAGGGGCGTTGCAGTGTGAACTCGCAACGCACTGGGCGGCATCTTGCAATAAGGAGCAGCTGGGACAGGGACATCAATGTGTTTGAGAGCATCGACTTCTCACGGCTACGGTCTTTGACAGTGTTTGGAAGGTGGGAATCATTCTTCATCTCTGCCAATATGAGGCTGCTTCGGGTGCTTGATCTGGAGGACACGTCAGATCTGACAGATAATGACCTCGAGAAGATTGGGAAGGTACTACCTCGCCTCAAGTTCCTTTCCTTACGAGGATGCAGAAAGGTTAGCCATTTGCCGAGTTCATTGGGTGACCTGAGGCAGCTCCAGACTCTAGATGTCAGACACACCTCAATAGTCAGGCTGCCACCCGCCATCATCAAATTACAGAAGCTGCAGTACATCCGTGCCGGCAGCACAATACCAATTAGTGATGGCACAGCAGACAAGCCATCAACACCTTGTGTTATGGTATCCTGGTTGTCTGAGCTCTGCAGACGCCCACTTGTTTGCGGCGTTGTGGCACCTATGAGGATTGGTAAATTGACCAACTTGCACACGTTGGGTGTTGTTAACGTCAGAGTTGCAGGAGGGAAGGCCATTCTAAAAGAACTGAAGAAACTTACCCAGTTGCGCAAGCTCGGAGTATCCGGCATCAGCCGGAAAAACAATCAGGAATTCTGTGCTGCGGTGTCAGGTCATGGCCATTTGGAATCCCTGACGGTTTGGCTCGAGAAGCATAACCATGGATGTTTGGATGACATCTTCCCACATCCGGAGAACCTACAGAGCCTTAAGCTGTACGGGCTTACCGACAAGTTGCCAGTATGGATCAAGCAGCTTCACAATCTCACAAAGTTGAATTTGGAGATGATGATATTAGGGCGAGAAGATACAGAGATCCTCGGAGATCTACCAAATCTAGTTATTCTGCGTCTTCTTATCAAGCCGATTCAAGATGGCCAGCTCCGTTTCTGTCCCAAGCCAGAGAAAGCTGATTCTAGTGTTTTTGTCTCGCTCCATGTCCTGGAGATTGCTTGCAACTCCAGTTTACATGTCAGGTTCAAACTGTTGGCAATGCCGCATCTTGAGCTGCTGAAGATTCGGTGCGGTGATGGGATGTCGTCGCGGATATCTGGGCTAGAGCATCTCTATTACCTCAAGGAGGTCTCTGTCAATGGTTCATGTGACATGGAACTCCAGGAGGACTTGCAGAGCCAACTTGATAAGCACTCAAGGTCAAACAAGCCTGTTTTGAAGCTCGAGACGGTCAGTGCCAAGTAA